Below is a genomic region from Isosphaeraceae bacterium EP7.
GGACGTCGAGGCCCACGACATCCCGGGCGCGAAGTACTGGCTGTTCGACCTGACCTCGACCCAGCGGGCCGAGGCGACGCCCCTGGAGTTGCTCCCCTATCGCTACGGCGGGATGGCCTACCGGGGGGCCGAGACCTTCGAGAAGGGGCCGCTCGACGTCCTGACGAGCGAGGGGCACCACCGGGTCGACGGCGATCAGAAGCCGGCACGCTGGGTCGACCTGACGGGGCCGGTCGAGGGGGGCTCGATGCCCTACGCCGGCGCGATGATCTGCGACCACCCCGGCAACACGAATCACCCGACGGTGGCGAGGATCCACCCGACCACCCTCCCCTTCTTCAGCTACACGCCCAACCACGATGCCAGGGTTGTGATTAGGGCCGACGCGCCGACGGTCTTCCGCTACCGGATCCTGATCCACGACGGCCACCCCGACCCGGTTCTCGACGAGCGGATCTGGCGCGATTTCAGCGATCCGCCGACCCTGACGGTGGCCGCCGATCCGGCCTGATCGTCGTGCCCCGGCCGTGTCACGCCGGATGATGGAATGAGAACCGGCCGGGGCCTGATTTCGGGGGTCGAGGCGTTACGAGCGGACCGACCGGCGTAGGCGGCTCAATAGCCCGCCTGGCCTTGATTTCGGCGCTCGGGGCGTGCGGTTTACGCTCTCAGCCCGACGATAGATACGGCGGTCAAACCCGCCTCTTCATTTCGGTAGGATCCGAAAGGTGGGGCGGGGTGAGTCCGCGGGATGCGTCAAGGGACGCGGCCGGGACCCTTGGCCGGCCCTGAGTTCGTCGGTTGCGTCGGATTTTCCGGCTCGGTCGGCGTCGAAGGGTTGGCTCCGGGGCTCGCGGCGGAGTTCGGGCGGCTTCAAGCCGCCCAGGCGCCCCAGGAGGAGGGAACAGGAAGTGAACATCGTCACGACCCGCTTCGGCCTGGTCCATGCTTCGGAGTCGGACTTGATCCGAATCCCCGAAGGCCTGGTCGGGTTCCGCACCTTCAGTCAATTTTTCCTGCTCCCGGACCCGGTGGTCTCGGGCCTGACGTGGTTACAGAGCGTGACCGCGGCAGAGCTGGCCTTCGGGCTGGTCGCCCCGCCTCTGGCGATCAGCGACTACCGGGTCGAGCTCCGGCCGGGCGACCGGACGGCGCTGGAGCTTGAAGACGAGCGTGCGGCCCTGGTCTATCTGATCCTGAACCGCGGCGACGGGGGAGGCCTCACGGTCAACCTCCAGGGGCCGCTGGTCTTCAACCTCGCCCGTCGGCTCGGCCGGCAGATGGTGTTGACCTCCAGCCGCTACGCGGTCCGGTATCCGCTGGACACACACCAGGCGACCGCGACGACCGTGCTGCCGGCGCCGACGCCCTTGCGGGCGACGGGCTAACCGGGAGCCGGGACGACCAGGGCGAGCGTCCCATCCCGAGCCGCTACGTGCGACCCAAAACCGAGAGCCCGGGCAACGTGATCACGGATGGTCACGGGTCTCGCTGGTAGGAGGAAGGAGCCATCCATGCTTGTCCTGTCACGACATCGCGACGAGAGCATCATCATCGGCGATGACATCGTCATCACGGTGGTGGATATCCGGGGAGACAAGGTCCGACTGGGGATTGCCGCCCCGATCGAGATCAGCGTGCACCGCCAGGAGGTGTACGAGGCCATCCAGCGCGAGAACAAGGCGGCCAGCCGACTGGAACCCCAGGACGCCCGCCAGCTGGAAAACCTGGTCCCCCCCCCCTTGCAGCGTGGCCTCCGACGGCCGCGCGTGGAAGGCTGAGGCCACGACTCGCCCTCCTCACGCCGGGCCCATCGGCCGACGTGAGGAGGGCGGGTCAGCCGCCCGAACGCGGCGGGCGACCCTTCGCTGCGGCTGCACCCCCAGACCACAACGACCCGGACGACCCTTCCCCGGACGGCCCAGCGGGCCGCGAAGGGGGGCGGTCGTCCGCGTCGCATTTCGAAGGGAACCCCGGCGGATCGATCAATCCAGGTCGATCCGGATCTCGTCGTCCTTCTTGCCCAAAAGTCCCCGCCACCCGGCCTCATTGTCCTCTTCCGCCTTGTCGCTGACGGCCGACGAGACGATCGGGATTTCCAGCGGAGAGGGCGACGCGAACCTCGACAGGTCATCGCCCTGAGACCAGGCGGACGGCTGGCTGATTGGCGATGGCGCCGCGGAGGCCTTCGGCCGCTCGGACGCGATTGGGGTTCGGTCGATGTCTTTCACCCCATCGGCCCTGCTCCGCAGCTCGGAGGGGCTCGGCAGGTGGTCGGGCCCGAGGTAGACGCGAACCTTGTAGAGCCCGAAGCTCAGGCGGTCCTCGGGCAGTAGGGCCGCCCAGCGGATGCGTTGTCCCTTGACCTTGGTGCCGTTGGTGCTGGCAAGGTCGCGGACGATGAGCAGGCCGTCGGTCTTCACCACGACGCAGTGGCGCTTGGATAAACTCGGGTGATCGACGAAGACATCGCAGAACTCCCGGCGGCCGATGACCGTGAGATCCTTGAGGATCGGGATCGGTGCATCGCCATTTTCCGGGACGAGTTCAGCTTTCATCGGGCCGCCGCATCGAAGCTGGGGAGACGTGAGGCTGCCGGGCGCGGCACGAGACGACGCCTGAATCTTATCGCGCCCGGCCCATCGGGCAAGGCGGGCTGCGGGTCCATGAGGCTTCGCTGAAACCTTGAGGGACCGCGGAGAGTATCCCCGGACGAACCCAAGGATCATCCAAGACCTTCGAGCCAAACCCCTTCGGGAGCGAAACCGATGGCCGATGCCCCTGCGCGTCCCCCGTTCCGAGACTTCAGGCGACCGCTGGCCGGGCTCGCACTCGCCGCGACGCTGGCCCTGCCCGGTGCCGCCCGGGTGATGGCGGACGAGCCGGCCGAATGGATCGCCGGAGATGCCGTCGCCTTCGTCGAGCTGAGGCGCCCCGGAGACCTCATCGACCGCGCACGAGACCCGAGGACCGCGGCGGTGGTCGGGTCAATCCCCGACCTCGCCCGTCAACTCAAGAGCCCGCAGGTGCGGGACTTGCGAGCCCTGGTCGCGTTCCTCTCGGCGACCCTGGACACCACCTGGGACGAGGGCCTGAGGGACCTGGCCGGCGGCGGGGCGGTGCTCGCCCTGGAGGCCCCCGACGGCAAGCCTCGCGTCGCCCTGATCATCACCCCTCGCGACGCCAAATTCCTCGATCGGGCGCACGCCACCCTGCTGGAACTGGCCCGCAAGGACGCCTCCGAAAAGGGAAAGCCCGATCCGGTCGCCGAGATCAAGCACCGGGAAATCGTCGGCTTCAGCCTCTCGCCGCAGGAGGCGCACGCGATCGTCGGGGGCCGGCTTGTCGTCGCCAACGGGCCCGAGGCCTTGAAATCCCTCATCGACCGCTCGCTGGATCATCCTCGCGGGAGCCTGGCCGAGGACAAGACCTGGTCGGCCCGTAAAAAGGCCACGCCCGGAGACGCCCTGGCTTGGGGCCTGGTCCGCCTGGACAAGCTTCGCGCAATCGACCCGGCCAAGTTCAAGATCCCCGAGAACGTTGAGCCCGGCCCGGTCATCCTCTTCGGGGCCTGGCTCGACGCCCTCCGCAAGGCCGACTGGCTGGGTGCCTCGCTCAACTGGACCGAGAAGGCGCTGTCGGCGAGCGTCGACCTGCCCACGCCCGCCGGGGGCTATCCCGCGCCCATCGCCCGCTTCCTTCCCGGCAAGGGCCAGGGGGCGCCCGGACTGGTCCGGCCCCCCGGGACGGTCGCCAGCCTGAGTCTCTGGCGCGACCTTTCGGGCCTCTGGGATGTTCGCGAGCAACTTCTCCCGCCCGAGGCCGTCGCGGGCCTTGCCGCGCTGGACACACCCGCAGGCCAGTTCCTGGGCGGCCGAGACTTCGCCGAATTGCTCGGGGCGTTGAAGGCCGACTGGCGCCTGGTCGTCGCCACGCAAGACACGGCCAAGCTGAAGCGCATGCCCGACCTGAAGCTTCCCGCGTTCGCACTAGTTGCCGATCTGAAGCCCGAGGATGAGGACCTGCCCACGCAGTTGAAGGTCGCGTTCCAGTCGTTCATCGGCCTGCTGAACCTGGATGCGGCGCAGTCGAAGTCGCCCCCGCTCGACCTCGGGTCGGAGACGGTCGACGGGTTCGTCATCGCCACTTCGAAGTACATCGCCCCGCGGGCCAAGGCCGGCGCCGCGCCGGCAGGCCCGGTGAGCACTCGGTACAACTTCAGCCCGTCGATGGTGCAGGTGGGCGACCACCTCGTCATCAGCTCGACCCTGGGCCTGGCCCGCGACCTCGTCGCGCAGTTGAAGCAACCCCTCAAGGCCGAGGACGCCACCCTCGCCATCGAGGCCGACGGCGCGGCCCTGGCCAATCTGGTGGCCCTGAACCGCGAACGGATGATCTCCAACAACATGCTGGAGAAGGGCAATGATCGCGACAAGGCGAAGACCGAGATCGCCTTGCTCGAGACCCTCCTCCGCCTGCTGGGCAAGGGGCGTCTGACCGCCGTCGACACCCCGGACGAGGTCCACTTCCAGGCCCGATTCAACCTGGGCGAGGCGACGAAGTAACCGGGCCAAACGCTGCGCCGGTCGCGGGCGATTCGAGGCACACCCATCCGAGGGCCTGTTCGATGACCGAGTCTCCTCTCCTCCGCGATCCGGCGCGTGCCTGGGCCCCATACCGCCCGAACACCGAGGCACCCTGGGACCTGGCCGCAGTGAGCCACCTGCATCGCCGGGCGGGTTTCTGCCCTCCCTGGCACCTGCTGCAACGCGACCTCGCCGCCGGGCCCGACGAGGCGCTCGACCGCCTCTTCGCAGGCGAGGAGATTGCCGCCGACGGCTCGACGGCCGCCGAGTTCGCCGTCGCCATGGACACCATGGGCTCGCAACTCGCCGCGTCATCGGACGTCGGCCGGATCCGAGGCGCATGGCTCTACCGGATGATCCACACGCCGCACCCGCTCCGCGAGCGGATGACCCTCTTCTGGCACAACCACTTCGCCACCTCCAACGAGAAGGTGCGCAACCCCGTCTTGATGCAACGCCAGAACGACCTCTTCCGCGAGCACGCCCTGGGAGACTTCGGCGCACTGCTCACCCGCATCGGCCGCGACCCGGCGATGCTCCTCTGGCTCGACGCCTCCGCCAACCGCAAGGCCCGCCCCAACGAGAACTATGCCCGCGAGGTGATGGAACTGTTCGCCCTGGGCCGGGGCCAGTACACCGAGCTCGACATCCGCGAGGCCGCCCGCGCGTTCACGGGCTGGTTCGTCGTGCGCGATGCCTTCCGCACCGTCGTCGCCGAGCACGACGACCAACCCAAGACGCTCCTGGGCAAGACTGGCACGTTCGACGGCGACGACATCCCGTCGATCTTGCTGGGCCGGCCCGCCTGCGCCTCGTTCGTCTGCGGCAAGCTCTTCCGCGCCTTCGTCAGCGAGGTCGACCCGCCCTCCGAGGCGCTCATCGAGCCCCTCGCGGCGGCCTTCCGCGACTCGGGCTACCAGGTCGCCGTCCCGCTGCGAATGATCCTGGCGTCAACCCTGTTCCACGACACCGCCATGCGTCGGCGGAGGGTGAAGTCGCCGGTGGAATATGCCGTCGGCCTGGTCCGTTCGCTGGAAATCTTCAGGCCCACGGTGGGCGTCGACGCCCTGGCCGATGCCTGCGCCTTGATGGGGCAATCGCTGTTCACGCCGCCGAGCGTCGCGGGCTGGGAGGGAGGTCCCGCCTGGGTCGACACGTCGACCATGCTGGCCCGAGCCAACTTCGCCCTCGCCCTGCTCTCTCCCGTCGACAAGCTCATCGGCGGCCGCTGCGACCCCCTCGCGCTGGCCGGGCGCGCCGGGGCGAAGCCGGGCCGGGAGACCGCTCGCCACTTCGTGGCGCTGTTGGCGCAGGACGCCTTCAGCCCAGCGATCGTCGGTCGGCTCACCGCGGATCCGGGGGGGAATGACGAGGCCGCGGCCGCGCGCGACGTCGTCTCGAGAATCGCGGCGTCCCCCGAATACCAGCTCGCCTGAGCGGACCCATGCCCAACGGAGGCCGACCCATGCACGGTTCCCGACGCAATTTTTTCAGGTCGTCGCTTGCCGCAAGCTCGCTCGTCTCGATGGGCGGGGCCACCGTCCCCACCTTCCTGGCCCGATCGGCGCTGGCCGCAAGCCACCCCGCCGCGAAGTCCGGGGGCGATCGCGTCCTGGTCGTCATCCAGCTCATCGGCGGTAACGACGGGCTGAATACCGTGATCCCGCACGCCATGGACGGGTACGCCAAAGGGCGGAAGGCGCTGCGGATCAAGTCGGACGAGGTGAAGACGATCACCTCGGAGATCGGCCTGCATCCGGCGATGGGTGGCTTCGCCGGCCTGATCGAAGGGGGGCACGCGGCGATCATCCAGGGGGTGGGCTACCCCAACCCCGATCGTTCGCACTTCCGGTCGATGGAGATCTGGGAGGGGGCGACCACCGCGGCCGGCAAGCCCGAGACCGGCTGGCTCGGCCGGGCGCTCGACTCGGCGCCCAGAGGTTCCGGCGGCGACATGCCGGGCCTGCACCTGGGGGGCCACGGCCTGCCGCTGGCGCTGCGGGCCCGCGACGCGACGGTCCCCTCGCTGGAGACGCTCGACCAGTTCCGCCTGCGCATCGAGGGGGCGGACGCCGATCGAAGGGCCTCCCGCGACGCGCTCGACTCGCTCACCCGGCTCGATCGCGGGCCCGACGACGCCCTGCTCGGCTTCCTCAGGCGCAGCACCCTGGCCGCCTTCGACGCGAGCCGACGGCTGGAGGCCGTGGTCGCCCCCAAAGACGGCGGGGCAAGCTATCCCAATTACGGGCTGGCCCGGCGACTGGAACTGATCGCCCGGATCATCAAGGCGGGATTCGGCACGCGCATCTACTATACGTCGCTCGACGGTTTCGACACCCACGCCAACCAGGCGGCCCCGCATCGGGCCCTGCTCACCGAGCTGTCGGCCTCGCTGGCCGCCTTCCACGCCGACCTCGCGGCCGACGGCCAGGCCGACCGGGTGGCGACACTGGCCTTCAGCGAGTTCGGCCGGAGGGTCGAGGAGAACGCGTCCGGCGGCACCGACCACGGTGCGGCCGCCCCCGTCTTCGTCGTCGGGCCGCTGGCCAAAACGGGCCTCGTCGGCGAGCATCCGAGCTTCGACAAGCTTGATGACGGCGACCTCAGGTTCAAGACCGATTTCCGCCGGGTCTACGCCGACCTGCTCGGCCCGTGGCTCGGCATCCCGGCCGCCCCGATCGTGGGGGACGGCCACGAGCCCGTCGGCCTATTTGGCCCCGAAGGCACCTGAAAGTTCCCGCAGACGGGCTAGTCAGGTCCCGAAAACGCGGGCATGCATTCATTTGCTCTCGAATTTCTTGCTAAAGCGGGATAATCCCCTTCCGCCGGGCGGACGGACGACGTATAGTTTGATCATGAAACTCGCCGAAAAGCTCTATAAACACATGCACGCGCTCGGAATGAACCAGCAGAAGCTGGCTCGCGTTTCCGGGATCAGCGACTCCGAAGTCTCTCGTGTGATGTCGGGCAAATCGCAGCCCGGCCTGGAGAATGCCTGGAAGCTCGCCAAGGCGCTCAACGTTTCCGTCGACTTCCTCGCCGATGACAAGCTGGACGAGGATCCGGGGGTCGCGAGGCCCGGGGCGTCGGCTTTGCCCGAGGCCGAGGAGCAGCTGCTGAAGATTGCCCGCCAGGTGGGCCTCTTCCAGGCGGCGCAGGTGCTCGGCCTGCTTCGGTTCATCGACTTCGACGTCGCGATGCGCAGGCTGGTCGACGCTCGAGTGGCTGGCGAACAGCCCGCGTCCAGGAATTGACCCCGCCCCCCCGGATCGGGGGGGACGAGGTTGCTGTCGGGCGGTCAGTAGGCCGGCAGGCTCGGATCCACGTCCTGGATCCAGCCAAGGATGCCGCCGGTCAGGTTTTCGAGCTTTGTGAACCCGTTCTTCTTCAGCAGATCGATTGCCTTGGCGCTGCGGACGCCGCTCTTGCAATGCACCACGATCCGACGCGAACGGTCGAGCTCGCCTAGCCTTCCGGGGAGCTCGGGCAGCGGGATGACCGTCGACCCGGAGATCCGGCAGATGTCGATCTCCTCAGGGTTGCGCACGTCGAGCAAGAAGTGCGGCACGCCGCGGTCCCGCAGGCCCTTCAACTCCGACGGGGTCAAGCTGTCGCCCTGGGCTTCTTCATGGGCGCCCGGCTTGGCGACCCCGCAGAACTGGTCGTAATCGATCAGCTCGCGGATCGTGGGATTGGTCCCGCAGATCGGGCACTTCGGGTCCTTGCGCACCTTCATCTCGCGCACCGACATGTCCAGCGCGTCGTATAGCAGCAGGCGGCCGATGAGCGGGCGGCCGACCCCGAGCAGGAGCTTGACGGCCTCGGTCGCCTGGACCACGCCGATCAGGCCCGGCAGGATGCCAAGCACTCCCCCCTCGGCGCAATTCGGCACCAGGTCAGGCGGCGGCGGCTCGGGGTAGAGGCAGCGGTAGCAAGGGCCGTGCGGCGGGAAGAAGACCGACGCCTGGCCGTCGAACCGGAAGATCGACCCGTAAACATTCGCCTTGCCCAGCAGCACGCAGGCGTCGTTGACGAGGTAGCGGGTCGGGAAGTTGTCGGTCCCGTCGATGATGACGTCGTAGTCGGCGAAGAGTTCCAACGCATTGGAGCTATCGATCGGAAACTCGTAGCGAATCACCTTCAAGGCCGGGTTGATGGCCTTGAGCTTCTCCTCGGCGCTGTCGATTTTTGGCCGGCCGACATCGGCCGTGGTGTGGATGATCTGGCGCTGGAGGTTGGAGACGTCGACGACGTCGAAGTCGACCAGCCCCAGGGTCCCCACGCCGGCGGCGGCCAGGTACAGGGTCAGCGGAGACCCGAGCCCGCCGGCGCCGATGCAGAGGACCCTCGACGCCTTGAGGCGTTTCTGGCCCGCGGTGGCGACCTCGGGCATGATCAGGTGGCGTGCGTAGCGCCGGACGTCGTCGGAGGAGAGGGTCTCGGCATCCGGGCGGTCGCCGAGCAGGTCGAAGGCGGGGAGAGAGCTCATCGGTGCGATCCCGTGTCAGGGGCGGGCGCTGCGTGGAAACGAACGACGCCCCGGCGCGAAGGCCGGGGCGATGGGTTGGACGGGCTTCAAAGGTCGCCCAATGGGGGCCACGCCTCATGCCGACATGATACCGGGCCGGTCAATTCCCGCCCGGCTCATACCGGCCGATCAGCAGGCTGGCGTTGTGGCCGCCGAAGCCGAAGCTGTTCGACATGACGTAGCGGACCTTCGACTCGCGTGCGACGTTGGGGATGTAATCCAGGTCGCAGTCGGGGTCGGGGGTCTCGAGGTTGATGGTCGGCGGCAGGACACCGTCGCGGATGGCCAGGGCCGACGCGATCAGCTCGACGCCGCCGGAGGCACCCAGCAGGTGACCGAGCTGGCTCTTGGTGCTGGAGACCTGGAGCTTCTTGGCGTAATTGCCGAAGACGAGCTTCATGGCCAGCGTCTCGGCATGGTCGCCCAACCCGGTGCTCGTGCCGTGTGCATTGACGTAGCCCACCGCGTCGGCGGAGAGCTTGGCGTCATTGAGGCAGATCTGCATGGCTCGGGCGGCCCCGCGGCCGTATTCGTCGGGGGCGGTGATGTGCGTGGCGTCGGCCGACATCCCGTAGCCGAGCAGCTCGGCATAGATGCGGGCGCCGCGGGCCCGTGCGACCTCTTCGGCCTCGATGAGGAGGATGCCGGCCCCTTCGGACAGGACGAAGCCGTCCCGATCCTTGTCGAACGGGCGGCTGGCCCGCTGAGGGTCGTCGTTGCGGGTGGAGAGTGCCCGCAACGCGGCGAATCCGCCGAGACCCATGTGGGTGATGGCCGCCTCGCTGCCGCCGGTGATCATCCGGTCGGCCAGGCCGGCCTGGATCAGCTTGAAGCTGTCGCCGATGGCGTTGGCGGCGCTGGCGCAGGCGGTGGCGACGGCCGAGTTCGGGCCGCAGAGGCCGAACTTGATCGAGACCTGGCCGCTGGCGGCGTTGACCATCAGCTTGGGGATGGTGAAGGGGCTGATCTTGCCCGGCCCCTTGGCCATCATCGCCGAATGCTGGGTCTCGAACTCGCTGAGCCCGCCGATCCCGGAGCCTATGAGCACGCCCGAGGATTCGGGGAGGTAGGCCGCGAAGTCGACGCCCGAGTCCGCGACGGCCGAGATGCTGGC
It encodes:
- a CDS encoding FHA domain-containing protein codes for the protein MKAELVPENGDAPIPILKDLTVIGRREFCDVFVDHPSLSKRHCVVVKTDGLLIVRDLASTNGTKVKGQRIRWAALLPEDRLSFGLYKVRVYLGPDHLPSPSELRSRADGVKDIDRTPIASERPKASAAPSPISQPSAWSQGDDLSRFASPSPLEIPIVSSAVSDKAEEDNEAGWRGLLGKKDDEIRIDLD
- the fabF gene encoding beta-ketoacyl-ACP synthase II, which gives rise to MGRRVVITGMGVVTALGTTLDRFWSGLVEGRSGVAPLTLFDTTEFKVHFGGQCHGFDGDALFGVKEARRLDRFAQFAMAASISAVADSGVDFAAYLPESSGVLIGSGIGGLSEFETQHSAMMAKGPGKISPFTIPKLMVNAASGQVSIKFGLCGPNSAVATACASAANAIGDSFKLIQAGLADRMITGGSEAAITHMGLGGFAALRALSTRNDDPQRASRPFDKDRDGFVLSEGAGILLIEAEEVARARGARIYAELLGYGMSADATHITAPDEYGRGAARAMQICLNDAKLSADAVGYVNAHGTSTGLGDHAETLAMKLVFGNYAKKLQVSSTKSQLGHLLGASGGVELIASALAIRDGVLPPTINLETPDPDCDLDYIPNVARESKVRYVMSNSFGFGGHNASLLIGRYEPGGN
- the fliW gene encoding flagellar assembly protein FliW — encoded protein: MNIVTTRFGLVHASESDLIRIPEGLVGFRTFSQFFLLPDPVVSGLTWLQSVTAAELAFGLVAPPLAISDYRVELRPGDRTALELEDERAALVYLILNRGDGGGLTVNLQGPLVFNLARRLGRQMVLTSSRYAVRYPLDTHQATATTVLPAPTPLRATG
- the csrA gene encoding carbon storage regulator CsrA; this encodes MLVLSRHRDESIIIGDDIVITVVDIRGDKVRLGIAAPIEISVHRQEVYEAIQRENKAASRLEPQDARQLENLVPPPLQRGLRRPRVEG
- a CDS encoding DUF1800 domain-containing protein, which produces MTESPLLRDPARAWAPYRPNTEAPWDLAAVSHLHRRAGFCPPWHLLQRDLAAGPDEALDRLFAGEEIAADGSTAAEFAVAMDTMGSQLAASSDVGRIRGAWLYRMIHTPHPLRERMTLFWHNHFATSNEKVRNPVLMQRQNDLFREHALGDFGALLTRIGRDPAMLLWLDASANRKARPNENYAREVMELFALGRGQYTELDIREAARAFTGWFVVRDAFRTVVAEHDDQPKTLLGKTGTFDGDDIPSILLGRPACASFVCGKLFRAFVSEVDPPSEALIEPLAAAFRDSGYQVAVPLRMILASTLFHDTAMRRRRVKSPVEYAVGLVRSLEIFRPTVGVDALADACALMGQSLFTPPSVAGWEGGPAWVDTSTMLARANFALALLSPVDKLIGGRCDPLALAGRAGAKPGRETARHFVALLAQDAFSPAIVGRLTADPGGNDEAAAARDVVSRIAASPEYQLA
- the moeB gene encoding molybdopterin-synthase adenylyltransferase MoeB → MSSLPAFDLLGDRPDAETLSSDDVRRYARHLIMPEVATAGQKRLKASRVLCIGAGGLGSPLTLYLAAAGVGTLGLVDFDVVDVSNLQRQIIHTTADVGRPKIDSAEEKLKAINPALKVIRYEFPIDSSNALELFADYDVIIDGTDNFPTRYLVNDACVLLGKANVYGSIFRFDGQASVFFPPHGPCYRCLYPEPPPPDLVPNCAEGGVLGILPGLIGVVQATEAVKLLLGVGRPLIGRLLLYDALDMSVREMKVRKDPKCPICGTNPTIRELIDYDQFCGVAKPGAHEEAQGDSLTPSELKGLRDRGVPHFLLDVRNPEEIDICRISGSTVIPLPELPGRLGELDRSRRIVVHCKSGVRSAKAIDLLKKNGFTKLENLTGGILGWIQDVDPSLPAY
- a CDS encoding DUF1501 domain-containing protein, producing the protein MHGSRRNFFRSSLAASSLVSMGGATVPTFLARSALAASHPAAKSGGDRVLVVIQLIGGNDGLNTVIPHAMDGYAKGRKALRIKSDEVKTITSEIGLHPAMGGFAGLIEGGHAAIIQGVGYPNPDRSHFRSMEIWEGATTAAGKPETGWLGRALDSAPRGSGGDMPGLHLGGHGLPLALRARDATVPSLETLDQFRLRIEGADADRRASRDALDSLTRLDRGPDDALLGFLRRSTLAAFDASRRLEAVVAPKDGGASYPNYGLARRLELIARIIKAGFGTRIYYTSLDGFDTHANQAAPHRALLTELSASLAAFHADLAADGQADRVATLAFSEFGRRVEENASGGTDHGAAAPVFVVGPLAKTGLVGEHPSFDKLDDGDLRFKTDFRRVYADLLGPWLGIPAAPIVGDGHEPVGLFGPEGT
- a CDS encoding helix-turn-helix transcriptional regulator — its product is MKLAEKLYKHMHALGMNQQKLARVSGISDSEVSRVMSGKSQPGLENAWKLAKALNVSVDFLADDKLDEDPGVARPGASALPEAEEQLLKIARQVGLFQAAQVLGLLRFIDFDVAMRRLVDARVAGEQPASRN